Proteins from a single region of Streptomyces sp. HUAS 15-9:
- a CDS encoding TetR/AcrR family transcriptional regulator — MSERTVAARRPPTKRDDQREASRRRLLDAALEILAEQGYRGLTVAKVGDRAGVSRGMVNYHFTSKAGLVEAVVADIRESFIDLLRARLGYARMSGLEVVLAKLDQLFARLAEPEPGVRARALLVLLVEAVGSDDGVKGLMADHLSLVRSGVEEDIRRGISDGSIRPDVDVVAQAFLVESIARGVLLQHQLDSARTRLADIGRAAHEMLVLGLSPTRGDG; from the coding sequence ATGAGCGAACGAACCGTGGCGGCCCGACGCCCCCCGACCAAGCGCGACGACCAGCGGGAGGCCTCCCGTCGCAGGCTCTTGGACGCGGCGTTGGAGATTCTCGCGGAGCAGGGTTACCGCGGCCTCACGGTGGCGAAGGTCGGCGATCGTGCGGGCGTCAGCCGTGGCATGGTCAACTACCACTTCACGTCCAAGGCCGGGCTCGTCGAGGCCGTTGTCGCGGACATCCGCGAGTCGTTCATCGACCTGCTCCGGGCCCGGCTCGGGTACGCCCGGATGAGCGGACTGGAGGTTGTGCTGGCCAAGCTCGACCAACTCTTCGCCCGTCTGGCGGAGCCCGAGCCGGGGGTACGGGCGCGGGCGTTGCTGGTGCTGCTCGTCGAAGCGGTCGGTAGCGATGACGGGGTCAAGGGTTTGATGGCCGACCATCTCAGTCTCGTACGCAGTGGCGTCGAGGAGGACATCCGAAGGGGCATCTCCGACGGGAGCATCCGCCCGGACGTGGACGTGGTCGCGCAGGCGTTCTTGGTGGAGAGCATCGCTCGGGGTGTGCTCCTGCAGCACCAATTGGACTCTGCACGAACCCGCCTGGCGGACATCGGACGCGCCGCCCACGAGATGCTGGTGCTCGGGCTTTCGCCGACGCGAGGCGACGGCTGA
- a CDS encoding arsenate reductase ArsC yields MSTSAPRPSVLFVCVHNAGRSQMGAAFLTHLAGDRVEVRSAGSAPADSVNPAVVEAMKEVGIDISARTPKVLTTEAVRSSDVVITMGCGDACPVFPGRRYLDWQLDDPAGQGVDAVRPIRDAVEQRVRGLLAELGIAASA; encoded by the coding sequence ATGAGCACTTCCGCCCCGCGCCCGTCGGTGCTGTTCGTCTGCGTCCACAACGCCGGCCGCTCCCAGATGGGCGCCGCCTTCCTCACCCATCTCGCCGGTGACCGGGTCGAGGTCCGCTCGGCGGGCTCCGCGCCCGCCGACTCCGTCAACCCGGCGGTCGTGGAGGCGATGAAGGAGGTCGGCATCGACATCTCCGCCCGGACGCCGAAGGTCCTCACCACGGAGGCAGTGCGGTCCTCGGACGTGGTCATCACCATGGGCTGCGGGGACGCCTGCCCGGTCTTCCCCGGCAGGCGATACCTGGACTGGCAGCTGGACGACCCCGCCGGCCAGGGCGTCGACGCGGTACGGCCGATCCGGGACGCCGTCGAGCAGCGCGTGCGCGGCCTGCTTGCCGAGCTCGGCATCGCGGCCTCCGCATGA